The Misgurnus anguillicaudatus chromosome 21, ASM2758022v2, whole genome shotgun sequence genome includes a window with the following:
- the tssc4 gene encoding U5 small nuclear ribonucleoprotein TSSC4, with protein sequence MMSDPECKEMDAPSSLSNRDAIELPDDLSLSDSDSDDPIEHFGRKIEELSSSSEDDEGDAQQGQHVPQENPTFRLAGGSSGFFDRSKDIFAQLDSAAKLTSKQLGEDNILDGTFARPAPPSPPHTTKRKCDAGPETTRNEPSSKKLPDYLAHPERWTRYSLEDTSETSDKQNSQVALQYIQGLQDRKRSEDAVPETFRPAFNQDHSSSCDNKLVFNKPKSKDQSKNKPAFVRKEEVGLQHLDDRQEIEEDESAPLHLSSWENEEKRRKLMTEEKDDTKMTSVVFNNSKRVSRKRFRKTLGEDEQSTE encoded by the coding sequence ATGATGAGTGACCCAGAATGCAAAGAAATGGATGCTCCTAGCAGCCTGTCTAATAGAGATGCCATTGAACTTCCTGATGATCTCTCGCTGAGTGACTCTGACTCTGATGACCCCATTGAGCATTTTGGCAGAAAGATTGAGGAATTGTCATCATCCTCGGAGGATGACGAAGGAGATGCTCAGCAAGGCCAGCATGTTCCTCAAGAAAATCCCACCTTCAGGCTGGCAGGTGGGAGCTCTGGGTTTTTTGATCGAAGCAAGGACATCTTTGCACAGTTGGACAGTGCTGCTAAGCTCACATCTAAACAGCTAGGTGAAGACAACATTCTTGATGGCACGTTTGCTCGTCCTGCTCCACCGTCACCTCCACACACAACTAAAAGGAAGTGTGATGCTGGTCCTGAAACAACCAGGAATGAACCTTCAAGTAAAAAACTCCCAGATTACCTCGCACACCCCGAACGCTGGACTCGCTACAGTCTTGAGGATACTTCTGAAACCAGTGATAAACAAAATAGCCAGGTTGCCCTTCAGTACATACAAGGGCTACAAGATAGAAAGAGGTCTGAGGATGCTGTGCCGGAGACCTTCAGGCCAGCTTTCAACCAGGATCATAGCAGCAGCTGTGATAATAAACTTGTATTCAATAAACCCAAGAGCAAAGATCAAAGTAAGAACAAACCTGCCTTTGTTAGGAAGGAAGAAGTTGGACTTCAGCACTTGGATGATAGACAGGAGATTGAAGAAGACGAGTCTGCTCCTCTTCATCTTAGTTCATGGGAGAATGAAGAGAAAAGAAGGAAGCTGATGACGGAGGAAAAGGATGACACAAAGATGACAAGTGTTGTCTTCAACAATAGCAAGAGAGTAAGCCGCAAGCGCTTCCGCAAAACACTTGGTGAGGATGAACAAAGCACGGAGTGA
- the ano9b gene encoding anoctamin-9 encodes MSSADQENSVALHELENGNEPLLQAQFGSFPSRTCDYVLVADIIKDQKDQIFQKQDAYIMELKRKNIKVTRIEHLDKVFFGITAPEEIFEKYKYLLKVSDACNWSGEQMSVSFSTRIRIVHFVLHHTFIGRGESLDDLLCQGVFGSMFCLHEKKEQKNLRKEWASWLAVFTLFKQPISEVKDYFGEKVALYYLWLGWYTRMLIPAAFIGVVVFLYGLAFFNTSPLIKEVCESNITMCPRCDKRCHVWKLSDTCSYAKISQLFDNEGTVAFAMFMAIWATLFLEVWKRHRALYVSRWKVFDWCEEEEELILEIVNNDQCKPKKFKHSYWRSILVLLLVTLVLVVIIGMTHALVICRIISGTMWSESKWDFLRDNANALAMMTGAVLHYITIQVMTKVNRFVALKLCTFEKTRSSAAIEKRFTVKMFTFQFFTLFSSLFYVAFFLGRVNGYPGNYVRIGGIGGWRLEECHPSGCLTDLFIQMCVILVLKQTINNIIEFTVPWLKLCLKRTKAKTIRRKCGNCYRKACRDDGNNYDPCDQCKLRMWLDNYQLTNVDCYSLFNEFLEMVLQFSFTTIFVAAFPLAPLLALINNIFEIRLDAIKMVSLERRLVPKKTNDIGVWTRILEVVGVMAVIANGLVIGITSDFIPRLVYRYHYGPCANGSSTGLECMTGYIDGTLATAYMSDKNVQRDFTDRQMIMENGFNATQCSYRDYRSNEDQSLTPQFWLILAVRFAFIILFEHVVVLCKFGAAWFIPDSPIRVKNARLEDKLKRLKKELQGMSAQYDSRSTEV; translated from the exons ATGTCTTCAGCCGACCAAGAG AATTCTGTTGCTTTGCATGAACTGGAAAATGGAAATGAGCCTTTACTTCAAGCACAG TTTGGCTCATTCCCTTCTCGAACATGTGACTATGTCCTGGTGGCTGACATAATTAAGGACCAGAAGGACCAAATATTCCAGAAGCAGGATGCTTATATTATGGAACTGAAACGAAAGAACATTAAAGTGACT AGAATTGAGCATTTGGATAAGGTGTTTTTTGGCATCACTGCCCCCGAAGAGATTTTTGAAAAGTACAAATACTTACTAAAGGTCTCAGATGCCTGTAACTGGAGTGGAGAGCAGATGTCTGTCTCATTCTCCACCAG AATCAGGATCGTCCACTTTGTTTTACATCATACATTTATAGGGAGAGGTG AGAGTCTTGATGATCTTCTGTGTCAGGGAGTGTTTGGGTCCATGTTCTGTTTACATGAG aaaaaagagCAGAAAAATCTAAGAAAGGAGTGGGCAAGCTGGCTTGCAGTATTTACGCTCTTTAAACAGCCCATCAGTGAGGTGAA GGATTATTTTGGTGAGAAGGTGGCACTGTACTACCTGTGGCTAGGCTGGTACACACGGATGCTCATTCCTGCAGCTTTTAttggtgttgttgtgtttttgtatggCCTTGCCTTCTTCAATACCAGTCCCCTTAT TAAAGAAGTCTGTGAATCCAACATCACCATGTGTCCAAGATGTGACAAGAGATGCCATGTGTGGAAACTGTCTGACACCTGTTCATATGCTAAG ATCAGCCAACTATTTGACAATGAAGGGACTGTGGCATTTGCCATGTTTATGGCAATTTGGG ccaCACTGTTCTTGGAGGTGTGGAAGAGGCATCGAGCTCTATATGTGTCGAGGTGGAAGGTGTTTGACTGGTGTGAGGAGGAG GAAGAGTTGATTTTGGAGATTGTAAATAACGACCAGTGTAAACCGAAAAAGTTCAAACACTCTTATTGGCGCAGCATACTGGTGTTGCTTTTGGTCACGCTAGTG ttGGTTGTGATCATTGGTATGACACATGCGCTGGTAATCTGCCGTATTATATCTGGAACAATGTGGTCAGAGAGCAAGTGGGATTTCCTTCGTGATAATGCCAACGCATTAGCAATGATGACTGGTGCAGTGCTGCACTACATTACTATTCAGGTTATGACTAAG GTCAACAGATTTGTGGCCTTAAAACTGTGCACATTTG AAAAGACTCGCTCATCTGCTGCCATAGAGAAGAGATTCACAGTGAAGATGTTTACATTTCAGTTCTTCACTCTCTTCTCATCACTATTTTATGTGGCATTTTTTCTGGGAAG AGTAAATGGCTATCCAGGAAACTATGTTCGAATAGGTGGGATAGGTGGGTGGAGACTAGAGGAG TGTCATCCGAGCGGCTGCCTCACAGATCTCTTCATCCAGATGTGTGTTATTCTAGTGctcaaacaaacaattaacaacATCATTGAGTTCACAGTGCC CTGGTTAAAGCTCTGTTTGAAACGGACAAAAGCCAAGACGATACGCAGAAAGTGTGGCAACTGTTACAGGAAGGCATGTCGAGATGATGGGAATAACTATGACCCATGTGATCAATGCAAGCTTCGTATGTGGCTGGACAATTACCAACTGACTAATGTCGATTGTTATAGCTTGTTTAATGAGTTTTTGGAAATGG TGCTTCAGTTCAGTTTCACCACCATCTTCGTGGCTGCCTTCCCTTTGGCTCCACTTTTGGCTCTCATCAATAACATATTTGAGATCAGACTGGATGCCATCAAGATGGTTAGCCTTGAGCGCCGCCTAGTGCCCAAAAAGACAAATGACATTG GTGTGTGGACTAGAATATTAGAAGTTGTCGGGGTGATGGCTGTCATTGCTAATGGGTTGGTAATTGGCATAACTTCTGACTTCATCCCACGTCTGGTCTATCGGTACCATTATGGACCTTGTGCAAACGGCAGCAGTACTGGCCTGGA ATGTATGACTGGGTATATTGATGGCACTCTGGCAACAGCATACATGTCTGATAAAAATGTGCAAAGAGACTTCACTGATAGACAAATGATAATGGAAAATGGATTCAATGCAACTCAGTGCAG TTACAGGGACTATCGCAGCAATGAGGACCAGAGTCTCACACCTCAGTTTTGGCTTATTCTGGCGGTCCGCTTTGCCTTTATTATTCTGTTTGAG CATGTGGTGGTTTTGTGCAAGTTTGGTGCTGCTTGGTTTATACCTGACAGTCCCATCCGAGTGAAGAATGCCAGGCTGGAGGACAAACTGAAGAGACTTAAAAAGGAACTTCA AGGAATGAGTGCACAATATGACAGCAGATCCACTGAAGTGTAA